One stretch of Hoeflea sp. 108 DNA includes these proteins:
- a CDS encoding LacI family DNA-binding transcriptional regulator produces the protein MQRKRPTIIDVAEKAGVSKSTAGRALSGASNVTDEARERVLAAAQAVGYERNDLAVGMRSGRTGLLGLVIPDITNPFWAEVARGAQDRAAENGASLLVFSSDWNHQREAGHLRALRQARVDGAIINPVADNFDDLDRFGLPFVLIGSSAERFPETSSVGSDIAQAVRLGMDHLVSKGHHAPALILGPKSRIARARFLRTFHEHCVERDVDPAALPMEDGEYTVEGGREAMKRLLQRHRGGHFAVFAANDLMALGAMMAAREAGMRCPEDVSILGFDGVPAGAFSWPGLTTVAKPGREMGVRSLDCLLDEIAGRSEHGRVFLPCRLIERGSLADLSLVQPRRAVGNGR, from the coding sequence ATGCAGCGGAAGCGCCCGACGATCATTGACGTCGCGGAGAAGGCGGGGGTGTCGAAGAGCACCGCCGGTCGTGCGCTTTCCGGAGCCTCCAACGTCACCGACGAGGCCCGCGAGCGGGTGCTCGCTGCAGCCCAGGCCGTGGGTTACGAGCGCAACGATCTCGCTGTCGGCATGCGCTCCGGGCGCACGGGGCTGCTCGGCCTGGTCATTCCCGATATCACCAATCCGTTCTGGGCGGAGGTGGCGCGCGGCGCCCAGGATCGCGCCGCTGAAAACGGCGCGTCGCTCCTGGTATTCTCCTCGGACTGGAACCATCAGCGCGAGGCCGGCCATTTGCGCGCGCTGCGCCAGGCGCGGGTCGATGGCGCGATCATCAATCCCGTGGCCGACAATTTCGACGATCTCGACCGCTTCGGCCTGCCTTTCGTGCTGATCGGCTCCAGCGCCGAGCGCTTTCCCGAGACATCGAGTGTCGGCTCCGACATCGCCCAGGCGGTACGGCTGGGCATGGACCACCTGGTTTCAAAGGGTCATCACGCCCCTGCCCTGATCCTCGGCCCGAAGTCGCGTATCGCCCGCGCGCGCTTCCTGCGGACCTTTCACGAGCACTGCGTCGAGCGCGACGTCGATCCGGCGGCATTGCCGATGGAAGACGGGGAATACACGGTCGAAGGGGGGCGTGAGGCGATGAAACGCCTGCTGCAGCGCCATCGCGGCGGCCATTTTGCCGTCTTCGCCGCCAACGACCTGATGGCGCTGGGCGCGATGATGGCGGCGCGCGAAGCCGGCATGCGCTGCCCCGAGGACGTTTCGATCCTTGGTTTCGACGGCGTGCCGGCCGGCGCCTTCTCATGGCCCGGCCTGACAACCGTGGCCAAGCCCGGGCGCGAGATGGGCGTGCGCTCACTCGATTGCCTGCTCGACGAAATTGCCGGCCGTTCGGAACACGGCCGGGTGTTCCTGCCATGCCGGCTGATCGAGCGTGGGTCGCTTGCCGACCTGTCGCTGGTCCAGCCCAGGCGCGCGGTCGGGAACGGGAGGTAG